The Candidatus Saccharibacteria bacterium RAAC3_TM7_1 nucleotide sequence CGTGAGGAACCTCATGCCGGAGGACGTGTCGTATAATAGAACAAGTAGCGGGGTTTGGCGCAGTCTGGTAGCGCGCACGCCTGGGGGGCGTGAGGTCATCGGTTCAAGTCCGGTAACCCCGACCAAAGCTATCTCTTCATGTCGGGGTGTGGCGCAGTCAGGCAAGCGCGCACCGTTCGGGACGGTGAGGTCGCTGGTTCAAATCCAGTCACCCCGACCAGAGTAGGATATAATAAAGTAGATGACAACAGTAATCTTCCAATATAAACAGAGGAATAAACAGTGAAGCAGCTTATCTCGGTGCGGGCAATTATCCGCGACGGTGGAAAAACCCTCCTACTTCGGCGGGCAAACGGCCGCCAGACTATATTGGGTAACTATGAATTACCCGGCGGAAAGCTTGGCTACGGAGAGCAGCCCGAAGATGCACTGGGACGGTATATCAAGAATGACCTAGGACTCCATCTTCAAACGGTTCAGCTAGCGGACGTGTTGACGTATATCGATCATGACGATCGAGACATTCAGTATACGTTCATTCTCTACCTTGCCAGTGTGGTAAACCCCGACACTATTACATTAAGTGAGAGCTATGATCGGTATCAATGGAAGAGGATAAGAGAAGTCGAGCAGGGAAGCCTTACTGAATCGGCAAAGTTATTGCTGGGTATCGCAGAACAGCAAGTTACTGGGGTGAAAGAGGGCGAACTGGTTGAAAAACCTATCACTGAAAAGTTACCCGACGACGGTAGTCATGTTATTATCTATTCCGATGGTGGGTCGCGAGGCAATCCGGGTCCTTCCGCTTCGGGTTTTGTGATTATGAATGCCCATGAAGAAGTGATTCACCAGGGTGGTATGTACTTGGGTGTCACCACTAACAACCAGGCTGAATATCATGGTGTACGCTTAGGCCTTGAGAAGGCAGGTGAGCTTGGAGCGAAGACGGTAGATTTTCGAATGGATAGCCTGCTCGTCGTAAACCAGCTAAATGGCGTCTACAAGATAAAAAACCGCGATCTGTGGCCGATTAGCGAACGGATTCGTGAACTAGCTAGTGGGTTTGAGAAAGTAACCTTTAGTCATGTGCGGCGTGAGTTCAACCAGCTGGCCGATGGGATGGTGAATAAGATATTGGACGCTCAAGACACCAATAGGCGTAAATAATGGTATAATGGCCTCTAGCAGCCCGCTAGGCGATCGCCGTATCCTAACGGATAGGGAGGAAAGTCCGGGCAGCGTAGGACAAGGCAGTTGCTAACGGCAACCGGAGGAAACTCTAGGGAAAGTGCCACAGAAACAAAACAGCCCCGCCTTGGTGGAGCTACGATGAAACGAGTGCGGTAAGAGCGCACAGTCCGGCATGGTGACATGTCGGGGAGGTAAACCCAGCCTGCTGCAAGGAGGATCACACTAAAGAGTTGTCCGCTCGTGATCCGCTAACCGCTCGAATAACGTGGCAACACGCTATCTAGATAGATGGTCGCCCCAGACAGAACCCGGCTTATCGGCGCGCTGCATCAAAAAATACCCTTCAATGAAGAAGGGTATTTTTCGTGGGGAGGGCTTTATTCTACGCTCTTAACGATAGCGCTGAATGCCCGTGGTTCAGTGACTGCTAGTTCAGCTAATACCTTGCGGTCGAGTTCAACACCTGCTTTCTTGAGACCGGCAATCAGCCGTCCGTAGGTGGTACCATTTTCGCGGGCAGCGGCGTTAATGCGAGTGATCCAGAGGCGACGAAGGTCACGTTTGCGGTTACGGCGATCCCGGTATGCATACTGCAACGCGCGGATAACACCTTGTTTCGCTAGGCGGAAGCTACGCGTCCGGTTGTGCTGCATACCTTTGGCCGCTTTTAGTATCTTTTTGTGCTTCGCGCGGGCGGGAACACTTCGTTTTACTCGCATTATTTTGCTCCTAGGGCTTGCTTGATATTCTTGGCGATCCGACCAGTGATTGCACCAGTAGAATTGATCGCTCGTTTACGACTTTTGCTTTTCTTGGCCAATAGGTGACCCCCGGAAGCACGTTGCCGGGTAATTTTACCGCTGCCAGTGATCTTCACTCGCTTAGCGGTGCCTTTATGCGTTTTAAGCTTTGGCATTATTTACTCCTTACTGTAATACTCAGGTTGCGACCAGCCATTTGCGGCTGCTGTTCGACGGTGGCGTCATCTTCCAGGAGCGCAATAATACGATTAATCATATCGTAACCGAGCTCCTTATGTGCCATTTCGCGACCACGATAGAAGATCTGAATGCGAACCTTATGGCCTTCAGCGAGGAAGGCACGGATCTTTCGCAATTTGATGTCAAGGTCTCCGCTACCGATCTTGAGACCGAACCGCATCTGTTTCAGCTCACTTTGCTTACTTTTAACGCGGTTCTTCTGTTGTTCCTTCATCTTCTGGTACTGGTACTTTCCCCAGTCGATGATTTTTGCAACCGGCGGGTGCGCATTCGGAGATATCTCAACCAGATCGACGCCGGCTTCTTCGGCTGCTTTGAGCGCTTCATTCCGGGGGAGGATACCGAGTTGTTCCCCGCTTGGCCCGATGACGCGTAACTCACTTGCTCGAATTGCCTCGTTGATACGAATGTTTTGGCTGATGTTAGTGGTCTCCTTTATGATTACTTGACCGATGCATGGACTACATCGCTGCCTGAGTGGTTAACTCGCTAGCTATCGTACCATATTACTGGGGTATATTTCAAGAGGTGATGAGTCGGTACTGAAGTGCCTCTGCGACATGTTCTGGCCTAATTTGTTGGCTGCCCTCAAGATCGGCAATAGTTCGGGCTACTTTAATAATCTTGAAGTAGCTACGTGCGCTAACATTGAGCCGCTCGGCAGCTTGAGCCAGAATGGTGCGTACACTTGGTGAGAGATAAATTTGGCGATTAACCTCCCGAGAGGATAGATTACTGTTGTTTACGATACTACTTTTATACCTAGAATGCTGGAGGCTAGTGGCATTTTTTATATTTTCTACGGTCTTTTTATGTTGTATGGAAGTCATCGGTTTACTCTCCAGTAACGCTTCATTCGGTACACGCTTGACGGAAACGACCAGATCAATACGATCAAGCAAGGGGCCAGAAAGGCGCTGTTGATAGGCAAGGATCTGGTTTGAAGTGCAGGTACACTCACGTTTCTCGTCACCTAGATAACCACAAGGACAGGGATTCATTGTCGCTACCATCATGAAATCCGCTGGATAGACAACGTGACCGTTTGCGCGGCTGATAGAGACGCGTTTGTCCTCGAGAGGCTGTCGCAATGACTCGAGGACGGCGCGCGGGTATTCGGGCAGTTCGTCGAGGAAAAGTACGCCGAGATGAGCGAGGCTAACTTCACCCGGCTTTGGTCGGTTACCACCCCCGATAAGAGCGATACGGCTAGCCGTATGGTGCGGGGAGCGAAAGGGCCGTTCGTTTACAATACCATCGATGACATCACCACTAAGACTGTGGAGTTTTGTAACAGCGATTTGTTCGGATCGATCGAGCGGAGGTAATAACGAAAGCAGCGTTTGGGCGAGCATTGTTTTTCCGGCACCAGGTGAGCCGGTCAAAAGGATATTGTGACGACCCGCCGCCGCAATGGCGATGGCGCGTTTGGCTTGTTCTTGACCGTGGATATCATCAAGGAGTGGGAGGTGCGATGCGACAGGGGTAGAACGAGGAGGTATTGCTACCGCTGGAGTAAAAATAGGTAAGCGCTGCTCGTGCTTGAGGTGGAGAAAGAGCTCTTTTAGATTGGCAACCCCTATGACCTCTAGATCGTCAACTAGGCTGGCTTGCTCTGCATTGATCGCGGGGACGTAAATCGTATGACAACCGTGGTGGTGTGCTGTCTCGGCGATGGAGACTACTCCCTTGATAGGACGGAGAGTGCCGTCAAGCGCTAGCTCTCCGGCAAATATGGCCTCACTAACCTCGGTGGCGAGTAGCTGACCGCTGCTGACGAGGATGGCGAGCGCTATTGGCAAGTCGTAATGACTGCCGTCCTTGGGTAGCTCGGCGGGGGCGAGATTAACAACCAGCTTCTTGGTTGGAAAATCGAGCAAGGAGTTCGTGATAGCGCTCCGGACACGTTCTTTGGCCTCATCGATCGCCTTATTTCCCATACCGACGATCTGGAGACTAGGGAGGCCGTTCTTTATATCACACTCAACCTCTATTAAAGAGCCGTCAAACCCGACGGGTGCTGCGGATAATACTTTTGATACCCCCGACATTACACTAAGTTAACCATAGGTAGTATCTATCCGCAAACTATGGTATAATTATAGAGGTCGATCGAGGGGCTGATACAGCTTTCGACAGATGGATCTTAACAACCTGCTCTGCAAGTCGCTTCAACAGACGTAATCTGTTATATAATTGCAAACTTTATTGCAAAAGCAAAGACTGGACTAGCGAAATTAGCTGATGCTGTTCGCGTTCAGACCCTTGCGCCAGCATTGGTCTAATCTCCAATGCCGTGGTCGTCCAGATACCTATTATGGATGGACTGCGTCATAGTAATAGGTAAACGATACGATCCAGTGCTCCAGTGGATCGTGGCGAGACTGTTCTGTAGCCCATGCTTTGTTCACGTTCGTTCCGTTTCTTGGAACCGAGCATGGCTAAAACAACAAATGGAACTAAGCTTGTAGACGAGTAGGAGGTTACCGTTTGGACGCGGGGGCAGTACCCGCCAGCTCCACCATGACCGCATACTAAATCGCCGCGAAATCGGCGATTTTTTGTTGGCGTTTTTCTTTGACTGGCATGAAAAAACAACCGCCTGCGAGGAACGGTTGTTTTTGTGTGGAGTTTTTTGGTTTCTTTTTTGTTTTTGGCTCCTGCATAATTTTTTTATTCAGAAGCTACCCCTATAATAGGCCGTGAAAACGTTTATGTCAATAACTTTTTTCAAAAAAGTTTTGGTAAAAAACACTACGTGATTTTGGCTGTGGATTGCGTAGACGGATGGCGCAAATGAGGCGTCGTGCTGGAGTGTTATGCCAGTTTTAAAAACTCGGGAATCGAATGATAACATTCAAGCTTTGGGTTGAGGTAATGATTTGGCAAAGTAGTTTTGGCTAGGCAGCCTGGCGGAGAGAAGATATAAGAGTTAACAGTTGGCGCCATCAGGATTTCCCAATGGGGCTATGGCTATGCGCGGTCACGACGAGGAGCGGTCATAGAGGCCTCTATGACGCTGCTTAGTGATGAGTTTTGCCTATCCTTGAGCGGGCTAATATAATAAGGCTAATCCTTTCCCGTAAAAGGCACCATAAAAGAGGCAGCGCATGACATACCTCACCCTATATAGCGTAGAAATATCGGGAACCTCTACTATCTTTGAGTTGCTAGTCCGTGGTCGGGACATTAGATGGTCTAATTCGGAGTCCTAACGTCTACGCAAGACAAGTTTTGCCCTTCAGTTGTTAGTGACTTGGCATAGGGGTGAACCATCAGGGCAACCTTAACCTTGCTTCGGGGATGGCAGGGCAGATACTATGTGGTCTGTTCCTTCTGGTGGGGCAATAACGGTATCAAGCTATATCTGATCATCTGTGCCGTATACCGGCGGGCAACTCCGGTAGGTAAAATACACGACGCAGCAGGCAATTGGCTTAATGGTACGTCAGGTTCGTCGACAGCAATCAACTACACGGTCAGGTAGTTGCCGGATCCGCCTTAATATGTGTATACACCATCAGTGAGCGTGATGAGGCTCTTGCGTGTACGTGTGCCACGTCTTAATGCAGCCACTTCTACCCGGCAAGAGCACACTATAGCTATCACAGGCCTGATGATAGTAAGTAGCCATCGCTCAGCAGCTGTACCGACAGCTATTCGACCGATTAGACTTGGAATGGTGTGGGGCAAGTAGCTCGACATTGATCAAACCACTACTGTAACGTTGCTATAAGTACATCGCTGTAATAAAACCGTCTAGACTGTTTCGGAGAGGTTAAATGTACGTTGTATATTTAACCTACAATATATACATCAAAATTATTGACCAACGAGTTAGCCTATGCTACTGTAAGGGTAAGCTTTTCACAAAAACAAAAAAAGCCAAAAACACCTTTACAATTAAATCTGCTCCGACGGAAAGTCGATAACGGCAGAAAACCACTTTTGAACTGCTGACCTTCAGTAGCTCATGCACCTTCCTTTTATGTGGTTTATGATGGCGTTATCGATGCTCCGCCGTTCTCTCTTTCAGAGAAAACTGTGTTTGAGCGCCGGATTAGTACCGACGCGCTGAGTTAATCCTTGTTACCATCCAAAGGTAATAGTGACTCCACTCAGCGTGTGCGTGGAACCTCCAATACATTGCCCCAGCAATTGCTGGAGCGGTCAGTTGTCTCGAGCGGCTAGCTCGTCTATCGACACACGCGTTAAATATATATTTTTGAACGGTCAGTGCTTGTCTAGACACACGGTTAGTCGCTCAGACACCAAATCTTTTATTAAAATGGTATAGTGGTGGTATGTTGGGAAGAGTGATTGTCCTCAGTTCGGTAGCGGCGGTGATACTGCTCGTTATTATTCTCCAGACGACGACGCCATCGATGATCGGTCCAGTAGGTTTGCTGGCCGTCTTTTTTTTACTTTACATAGCAGTACTAGGGATAGTGACATGGCTTCTATGGATTACTTCAAGGGCGACGGCATACATAGGTCGGCGTATTATGACGCGTAGTCCGCCGCAATCACTGTCGCTGTCGAAGGCATATTATTTCTCATCAGTAATTGCGCTCGCCCCCGTTATGATGCTCGCGATGCAGTCAATCGGCTCACTCGGTGTGTATGAGGTTATACTCATCAGTGTCTTTCTAGGGGTGGGAATCTTGTATATTGCAAAGCGCAGTTTATAGTAAGCGGCTATGCTATAATTACAGATATGGAACCAAAGCTATCTTCACCGGAATCCAGTCCACAGTATCAGCCTCCGTCACCAGAGCAATATATTGATTCAGAGCCCTCTATTGAGGTACCACAGCGTGCACCAGAGTCGGCTCCCGAACGTGGTGGTGAGCAGCTTTCAGCGGTACCATCTCCCGCTCAACCCACTCCGGATCCTTCACTGATTGCTCTACCGACACCGGTGGCTCTGCAGGGTCAAGCGGACGATGCTGCTACTTCAGATGATCTGCCCCAGGCGGCAGCGGATGACGATCTAATCGAAAAAGAGTGGGTCGACAAAGCAAAAAAGATTATTTCAGAAACTCGTGATGACCCACATAAACAAGAGCGTGAGGTGGGTAAACTGCAGGCGGATTACTTACGGAAGCGGTATGGTAAAGAGCTAGGTGCCTCGTAGCTCATTGGGCGTAACAACGGGAGAGGGTAGGTGTTAGGAGTATTCATCGGAATCTTTGGCCTTGTACTGGCGGTAGCGACCGCCGGGCTGCTCGTTTTCTTTCAGTATCGTAAGACATTACGTGAAGCCAAAAATTATGAACGTGGCCTCAAAATGGTACCAATGCTGATCCATCTGCCGCCGACTAGTGAAGACCTGGAGACTGGCGGTCGTGATGAGCGTGACGTAACCGAAGAGATCCTCTCTCAGGCACAGGTCATGTACAATATTATCGCCAGTACAGCCACGAAAGGCTTTAAGAGCAAGGTATACGGACAGAGACACTTGTCATTTGAAATCGTTGCTCGCGCTGGTTTAGTACACTACTATACCGTTGTACCGGTCGTACTGGTTGATGTGGTGCGACAAGCAGTTGCGGCAGCATATCCATCGGCTCGGTTGGAAGAAGTTGAGGAGCATACGATATTCAGTGAAGTCGGTAAGCTGAGCGGTACAATAGGCGGCGAATTCACCTTAAAGAAGGACTATGTCTACCCGATCGCAACCTACCAGGAGTCAAAGCGGGATGCCTCGCGGGCACTGCTGAACGCATTATCGGCTGCCGGACGAGAGGACGGTATTGGTGTACAGATCTTACTTCGTCCCGCTAGAGAAGGCTGGATAAAGCAATCGGTTGCCGCTGCTGAGAAAATCACCAAAGACAAAGGGAAGAAAACGACAATCACAGGATTCGGTGCGGTAAAGGATATTATGGAAGCGCTATGGAAGCCACCGGAGGCTTCGGAGGGCAAGGAGAAGCCTGAAGATAAGCAACTGACTTCACTCGAGAGGGCTCAGGTAGAAACGATTGAGGAAAAAACGCGCTACCCAGGGTACGAGACCCTGATACGCGTGGTTGTGTCTTCCAATACGGCAGCGCAGTCACAAACACTGCTTAAGAATGTCATTTCAGCGTTCTCGCTGTTTGACTCACCCAGTAATAATGGATTTAAATTTACTATCTCGCGTAATATTGAGGAATTAGTTACCTCTTATATTTTTCGCTTTTTCCCTCAGTTTGTCCGTTCTAATATTCTCAACAGTGTAGAACTTGCAACAATATTCCATCTGCCAGATCAGAAAAATATCCCTACATCCCAGGTGCAGCGACAAATGAGCAAGCAGGTTGATGGGCCGACTCAGGTCATGGATGAAGGCTTTCTACTTGGCTACAACGAGTTTCGTGGCAGCAAGAAGCCGATTCGTCTCAGCACGAATGATCGCCGGCGCCACACCTATATTATTGGGCAGACAGGTACTGGTAAGTCGGTACTCCTAGAAAACTTAGCATTTCAGGACATGATGGACGGCAAGGGGTTTGCCTTCGTTGATCCACATGGCGATTCTGTCGAAGCGCTGCTTGGCAAGGTGCCGAAAGAGCGAGTCGAAGACGTTATTTACTTTAACCCTGGCGACATGACGAATCCAATCGGTTTGAATATGTTTGAATTTGACCATGAAGACCAAAAAGACTTCTTGGTTCAAGAAGCGATCAATATGCTGTACGGTCTCTATGACCCCGGACACACAGGCATTGTGGGACCAAGACTAGAGCATATCTTCCGCAACTGTGCTTTACTTTTGATGAGCGACCCAAATGGCGGTACCTTCATCGATATTCCAAAATTACTGATTGATCAAGACTTCATGAAGAGCAAACTGAAGTACGTCAAGGATCAAAGCGTGCTTGATTTCTGGACCAAAGAGTTCCCGGCGTCGCAACGGTCCAACGAAGCAGGCGAAGTCATCAGCTGGGTGGTCTCAAAATTCGGTCCCTTTATATCGAACGATGCCATGCGTAATATTATCGGTCAGCGTCGGAGTGGCTTTAATCTACGCGAGATCATGGATAACAAGAAGATCTTGCTGGTCAATCTGTCAAAGGGTCGTATGGGTGAACTTAACTCAAAGTTGCTCGGTATTATCTTTGTGATGAAATTCCAAGCAGCAGCAATGGGAAGAGCCGACACGCCAGAGAGCCAGCGAGTTGACTTTTCGCTCTATGTCGACGAGTTCCAGAACTTTGCCACAGAAAGCTTTGAGTCTATCTTGTCCGAAGCTCGTAAATATCGCCTTAATCTAATTCTCGGTAATCAATTTATGACACAACTGACTGATAAAGTACGAGAAGCCATCATTGGTAACGTAGGAACAGTTATCGCGGGCCGTATTGGTATTACTGATGCCGAGATTCTCGTAAAGAAATTTTCGCCGACGTTTGACACTGAAGACCTCACCAAAATGCCGAACTATCAGTCGATTACCAGCGTAATGATCAATAACGTTCCCTCGGCACCATTTAGTATGTCATTTGTGCCACCGATGGGGCACTTTAATGCGCAACTCAGCGATGCATTAAAGCGTCTGTCAGCAGCGAAGCATGGTAAACCGAGGGCAGTAGTCGAAAAAGATATCTTTGACCGTCTGGGAGCGGCAGAAAAGGCTAGGAAAGATCGTTTGGAGGAGATGCGCCGTACGCAGCAGGACGCCGCTGCTGGGGTGAAGGCTCCGGGCTCATCGTTCCTTGACGAGTGGCTAGCAAAACGCCAACAGCTTGCGAGCACAAAGCCTGCTAGTGGTATTACCCGCCAGGACGAAAGTCCAGCTGTAGGGAGCTTCAAGCCTCCTCAATCAGCTGTGCCTGCTGCAGCTTCTGCCCAAATAGATGCACCGATTACGGCACCGGAGCCTACTCGACCTGCGTCAGCTGATAAGAAAACGGTATCGAGCGCTGCCGACCATCTTCGCATTAGGGGTGACAATAAGAATAGCGAAGAAGAGGTTACTTTCAAGCTGCGATAGGCTCGGGCTAGTTTGAACTACGGCTTTTTACCGGTAATCATAACACGGAAATAATCGAAGAGTAGACCTAATAGCCAGCCGACAATAAACGAGCCAATACTTTCAAAGCCAGAGAGCGGGTAACCGTAGTATCGTGCAATAAGGTAGATTACTAGGGTTACTATGAAGGCGCTGACAGCCCCAGACAGCATGGCATTAGGTCGGGCGACCGTGGAGCCAACTGCATCGCTCGTCTTTTCAATTATCTTGTTGTGGATGACGTTCGAGAATGCACGGCCCGGTACCGACATATGGGCACGTGTTTCGCGCATGGTTCTCGCGTAGGCGGCTTTTTGCGCCGCTGAATTACGCTGCAATGGTGCGTCTTTGCGTCGTTCAGCAGGTGAGGCCTCCTTCTCTTTTTTGCGGTTGGTATGGACTTCAGCAGCTTTCTCAGCTGCTTCTCTCAGTTGCTCCATGTCACGCTGAGAGGTGGCTTCACGACTACGCTCGAGTCGCTCGCGCGCTAGTTCGGCGCGTCGTTCCTCGCCAACTCGCTTCAGCTCTGGGTTGTCGTGGGAGTGTTCTGGGGTATTAGCTAGTCGTTCGCTCATATTTTTTACCTACTTATTCTGCTTCACTATAATGCACCTGTATTAAGTCCGCGTCGTATCAAGCGGATTTCTTTGCCAAGTTGGCGTGAACGAGCGTAGAAATAGGTGACGACCGCGAGGAGGACGCCAGCAAAGATCATATTCTCACGGGCGCCGGTACGGGGCAGCTCACTGACGACTTGCTCGACTATTACTTTTTGGGTCGGGCAGGTGACATTAATATCGACGCTGTTGCCGAAAGTATTGACCATACGGCAATCAAAGGAGTCCTCGTTGCTCGTGCCGGTATTGGTTGCCGGTATCGCAGAGAGGAGTTCGACTACGATGGTGCGTGACTGCTTATTACCGCCGAAAAGAGTAACCTCTGGCCAGGAAAGAGTATTTGAGTTGCTGTCAAAAGTACCACCACCGAGATCA carries:
- a CDS encoding Ribonuclease H (RAAC3_TM7_1_466); this translates as MKQLISVRAIIRDGGKTLLLRRANGRQTILGNYELPGGKLGYGEQPEDALGRYIKNDLGLHLQTVQLADVLTYIDHDDRDIQYTFILYLASVVNPDTITLSESYDRYQWKRIREVEQGSLTESAKLLLGIAEQQVTGVKEGELVEKPITEKLPDDGSHVIIYSDGGSRGNPGPSASGFVIMNAHEEVIHQGGMYLGVTTNNQAEYHGVRLGLEKAGELGAKTVDFRMDSLLVVNQLNGVYKIKNRDLWPISERIRELASGFEKVTFSHVRREFNQLADGMVNKILDAQDTNRRK
- a CDS encoding 50S ribosomal protein L20 (RAAC3_TM7_1_467), yielding MRVKRSVPARAKHKKILKAAKGMQHNRTRSFRLAKQGVIRALQYAYRDRRNRKRDLRRLWITRINAAARENGTTYGRLIAGLKKAGVELDRKVLAELAVTEPRAFSAIVKSVE
- a CDS encoding hypothetical protein (RAAC3_TM7_1_468); translated protein: MPKLKTHKGTAKRVKITGSGKITRQRASGGHLLAKKSKSRKRAINSTGAITGRIAKNIKQALGAK
- a CDS encoding translation initiation factor IF-3 (RAAC3_TM7_1_469), coding for MKEQQKNRVKSKQSELKQMRFGLKIGSGDLDIKLRKIRAFLAEGHKVRIQIFYRGREMAHKELGYDMINRIIALLEDDATVEQQPQMAGRNLSITVRSK
- a CDS encoding Mg chelatase, subunit ChlI (RAAC3_TM7_1_470), with the protein product MSGVSKVLSAAPVGFDGSLIEVECDIKNGLPSLQIVGMGNKAIDEAKERVRSAITNSLLDFPTKKLVVNLAPAELPKDGSHYDLPIALAILVSSGQLLATEVSEAIFAGELALDGTLRPIKGVVSIAETAHHHGCHTIYVPAINAEQASLVDDLEVIGVANLKELFLHLKHEQRLPIFTPAVAIPPRSTPVASHLPLLDDIHGQEQAKRAIAIAAAGRHNILLTGSPGAGKTMLAQTLLSLLPPLDRSEQIAVTKLHSLSGDVIDGIVNERPFRSPHHTASRIALIGGGNRPKPGEVSLAHLGVLFLDELPEYPRAVLESLRQPLEDKRVSISRANGHVVYPADFMMVATMNPCPCGYLGDEKRECTCTSNQILAYQQRLSGPLLDRIDLVVSVKRVPNEALLESKPMTSIQHKKTVENIKNATSLQHSRYKSSIVNNSNLSSREVNRQIYLSPSVRTILAQAAERLNVSARSYFKIIKVARTIADLEGSQQIRPEHVAEALQYRLITS
- a CDS encoding hypothetical protein (RAAC3_TM7_1_471), coding for MYVVYLTYNIYIKIIDQRVSLCYCKGKLFTKTKKAKNTFTIKSAPTESR
- a CDS encoding hypothetical protein (RAAC3_TM7_1_472), coding for MLGRVIVLSSVAAVILLVIILQTTTPSMIGPVGLLAVFFLLYIAVLGIVTWLLWITSRATAYIGRRIMTRSPPQSLSLSKAYYFSSVIALAPVMMLAMQSIGSLGVYEVILISVFLGVGILYIAKRSL
- a CDS encoding hypothetical protein (RAAC3_TM7_1_473); this encodes MEPKLSSPESSPQYQPPSPEQYIDSEPSIEVPQRAPESAPERGGEQLSAVPSPAQPTPDPSLIALPTPVALQGQADDAATSDDLPQAAADDDLIEKEWVDKAKKIISETRDDPHKQEREVGKLQADYLRKRYGKELGAS
- a CDS encoding hypothetical protein (RAAC3_TM7_1_474), giving the protein MLGVFIGIFGLVLAVATAGLLVFFQYRKTLREAKNYERGLKMVPMLIHLPPTSEDLETGGRDERDVTEEILSQAQVMYNIIASTATKGFKSKVYGQRHLSFEIVARAGLVHYYTVVPVVLVDVVRQAVAAAYPSARLEEVEEHTIFSEVGKLSGTIGGEFTLKKDYVYPIATYQESKRDASRALLNALSAAGREDGIGVQILLRPAREGWIKQSVAAAEKITKDKGKKTTITGFGAVKDIMEALWKPPEASEGKEKPEDKQLTSLERAQVETIEEKTRYPGYETLIRVVVSSNTAAQSQTLLKNVISAFSLFDSPSNNGFKFTISRNIEELVTSYIFRFFPQFVRSNILNSVELATIFHLPDQKNIPTSQVQRQMSKQVDGPTQVMDEGFLLGYNEFRGSKKPIRLSTNDRRRHTYIIGQTGTGKSVLLENLAFQDMMDGKGFAFVDPHGDSVEALLGKVPKERVEDVIYFNPGDMTNPIGLNMFEFDHEDQKDFLVQEAINMLYGLYDPGHTGIVGPRLEHIFRNCALLLMSDPNGGTFIDIPKLLIDQDFMKSKLKYVKDQSVLDFWTKEFPASQRSNEAGEVISWVVSKFGPFISNDAMRNIIGQRRSGFNLREIMDNKKILLVNLSKGRMGELNSKLLGIIFVMKFQAAAMGRADTPESQRVDFSLYVDEFQNFATESFESILSEARKYRLNLILGNQFMTQLTDKVREAIIGNVGTVIAGRIGITDAEILVKKFSPTFDTEDLTKMPNYQSITSVMINNVPSAPFSMSFVPPMGHFNAQLSDALKRLSAAKHGKPRAVVEKDIFDRLGAAEKARKDRLEEMRRTQQDAAAGVKAPGSSFLDEWLAKRQQLASTKPASGITRQDESPAVGSFKPPQSAVPAAASAQIDAPITAPEPTRPASADKKTVSSAADHLRIRGDNKNSEEEVTFKLR
- a CDS encoding hypothetical protein (RAAC3_TM7_1_475), producing MSERLANTPEHSHDNPELKRVGEERRAELARERLERSREATSQRDMEQLREAAEKAAEVHTNRKKEKEASPAERRKDAPLQRNSAAQKAAYARTMRETRAHMSVPGRAFSNVIHNKIIEKTSDAVGSTVARPNAMLSGAVSAFIVTLVIYLIARYYGYPLSGFESIGSFIVGWLLGLLFDYFRVMITGKKP